From Parambassis ranga chromosome 9, fParRan2.1, whole genome shotgun sequence, the proteins below share one genomic window:
- the LOC114441413 gene encoding ubiquilin-1-like — protein sequence MSGEIRDEPRAAKDCDRSETIHVAVKSTSERRDFTVRGDCTVRQFKWALSERLGASAKQLVLIHSGRALTDSELMSHLRGQNGLVSLCMIQRPQGSPAPPLIDPASKSVHSEFTAALDPDPDAFTPSPTSPLCLVEGLDSLGLANSGPDFFSALQQQMESQLLANPEMLHRVLCSLFIQSTLCTSNPQLTRQLILSNPQIQELLQTNPEVEDMLNNTDVIAQVLELIRNPDLIEEVMQNEASDSMQAEPSNAETITVQSDGLQKTAAKTQEQSLKLSQVKTRVPPVEITSPGNPQTAEGEQTSPFSSHSTDPLRELTATATPASASQSSTTAGMQSLLEEITASPGLMESLLSGPYVSSLLNCLSHNPELAAQMLLSHPLFSGNPQLQQQMRQQIPLLLQQMKSPELLAAMLNPRAMEALLQIQQGLQTLASEAPALIPASALGHIGDGVEPAPPESKVNSQSGSGPQVAIVTEQQQKFVHQMLQALATGTNNKVCPEEADFQEQLEQMSSMGFRDRKANLQALISTGGDLTTAIQYLLSL from the exons ATGTCAGGCGAGATTAGAGATGAACCGAGAGCAGCGAAGGACTGCGATCGCTCTGAAACGATCCACGTTGCCGTCAAAAGTACCTCTGAGAGGAGAGACTTCACCGTTAGAGGAGACTGCACCGTCAGACAG tttaAATGGGCTTTATCAGAGCGCCTGGGAGCCTCGGCAAAGCAGCTGGTGCTGATCCACTCCGGTCGGGCCCTCACAGATTCAGAACTCATGAGTCATCTGAGAGGACAGAATGGGCTTGTCAGCCTCTGCATGATCCAAAG GCCTCAGGGATCACCTGCCCCGCCCCTCATTGATCCAGCTTCAAAGTCAGTCCACTCAGAGTTCACAGCTGCTCTTGACCCTGATCCTGATGCCTTCACCCCATCTCCCACCTCTCCCCTTTGCCTGG TTGAAGGTCTAGACAGTCTGGGCCTTGCTAACAGCGGGCCTGACTTCTTCTCTGCACTCCAGCAACAGATGGAGAGCCAGCTGCTTGCTAACCCAGAGATGTTGCACCGTGTCCTGTGCAGCCTCTTTATTCAGAGCACTCTCTGCACCTCCAACCCTCAGCTGACCAGACAGCTCATTCTGTCCAACCCCCAAATTCAGGAGCTCCTGCAAACAAACCCAGAGGTGGAAGATATGCTGAACAACACAGATGTCATTGCACAG GTGCTGGAGCTCATCAGGAACCCTGACTTGATAGAGGAAGTGATGCAGAATGAAGCATCAGACAGTATGCAAGCAGAGCCGAGCAACGCTGAAACCATAACTGTTCAATCTGATGGCCTGcagaaaactgcagcaaaaacacaagAGCAAAGCCTCAAACTCTCACAG GTAAAGACACGTGTCCCTCCAGTGGAGATTACATCACCTGGGAatccacagacagcagagggagaACAGACATCGCCCTTCTCCAGTCATTCCACAGATCCTCTCAGAGAACTCACAGCCACTGCCACACCTGCTTCAGCCTCTCAGAGCAGTACTACTGCAG GCATGCAGTCACTGCTGGAGGAGATCACTGCCAGTCCAGGTCTGATGGAGAGCCTCCTGTCTGGGCCGTACGTCAGCAGTCTTCTGAACTGCCTTAGCCACAACCCTGAACTCGCTGCACAG ATGCTGCTGAGCCACCCGTTGTTCTCAGGAAAtccccagctgcagcagcaaatgAGGCAGCAGATCCCTCTACTCCTACAACAG ATGAAGAGTCCAGAGTTGCTAGCAGCCATGTTGAACCCCAGAGCCATGGAGGCTCTGCTACAGATCCAACAGGGCCTGCAGACTCTGGCTTCAGAGGCACCTGCCCTCATACCTGC GTCGGCGCTTGGACACATCGGAGACGGTGTTGAGCCTGCCCCACCTGAGTCTAAGGTGAACAGTCAATCAGGAAGCGGTCCTCAGGTTGCCATagtaacagagcagcagcagaagtttGTGCATCAGATGCTACAGGCACTGGCTACAGGCACCAATAACAAG GTCTGTCCTGAGGAGGCTGACTTCCAGGAGCAGCTCGAGCAGATGAGCTCAATGGGCTTCAGGGACAGAAAGGCAAACCTTCAGGCCCTCATCAGCACAGGAGGAGACCTCACCACTGCTATACAGTACCTGCTcagtctctga